The Anabaena sp. WA102 genome contains a region encoding:
- a CDS encoding DUF4340 domain-containing protein has protein sequence MKLPKTTLILILLALGLGSFVYFHEIKGKNQQTEIKPQKQKIFAFNADDVQSLTINFKETILQIEKRNTTEKPQWEIKSPISTLANDAIVSYLMDLLVEGKSERTVSVSPTELSEFGLDKPVATIDVKLKNKQSHQLILGKGDFNNQFLYAQADGNKNMNLLLVSKDFVNAVNRDISEWKQIAEKTDVQPLPSLPSPTPPNSVNKPTGN, from the coding sequence ATGAAATTACCAAAAACGACTTTAATTTTAATACTTTTAGCCTTGGGATTAGGTAGTTTTGTCTACTTTCATGAAATCAAAGGTAAAAATCAGCAAACAGAAATAAAACCCCAAAAACAGAAAATTTTTGCTTTTAATGCTGATGATGTGCAATCTTTAACAATTAATTTTAAGGAAACAATATTACAAATAGAGAAAAGAAATACAACTGAAAAACCCCAATGGGAAATAAAATCTCCCATATCAACACTAGCAAATGATGCAATTGTTTCTTATTTAATGGATTTATTAGTTGAGGGCAAAAGTGAAAGAACAGTATCAGTTTCACCCACTGAATTATCAGAATTTGGTCTGGATAAACCTGTAGCTACTATTGATGTTAAACTAAAAAATAAACAAAGCCATCAATTGATTTTAGGTAAAGGTGATTTTAATAATCAATTTTTATATGCTCAAGCTGATGGTAACAAAAATATGAATTTATTGTTAGTTTCTAAGGATTTTGTGAATGCAGTTAATCGAGATATATCTGAATGGAAACAAATAGCAGAAAAGACTGATGTACAGCCATTACCAAGCCTTCCTTCACCAACTCCTCCAAATAGTGTCAATAAACCGACTGG
- the pabB gene encoding aminodeoxychorismate synthase component I — MKNKLVIHDAKFKHWLCFQNPDEIIKADSIDQVVPKLQLVNDLIAKHQMYAAGFISYEASTAFDSVLETHSYSSFPLLWFGLYKKTEIIELPKPTLPTEYQLNWKPSVSEAEYHQAISKIKEYIALGETYQVNYTLRLNAPFSGDTWELFIKLVQAQNADYGAYVDIDNFAICSASPELFFDLDGNNLTSRPMKGTAARGLTLATDHNIANQLHFSEKNRAENVMIVDMIRNDMGRIADINTVKVPHLFNVEKYPTVWQMTSTVTAKTTASLSEIMRALFPCASITGAPKARTMQIIQKLENTPRRIYTGCIGFISPHRQAQFNVAIRTVLIDKENSQAEYGVGGGIVWDSVSSDEYQECQIKAQVLTLNQPDFSLLETILWQPDHGYFVLDYHLQRLQSSAIYFNFNVDINSLKKQLDELTKTFLSQAYKVRLLLDYYGDITYQTIPLSPVNNQEFVKLSMCCTAIDSNNPFLYHKTTNRQVYETAKAAFPDCDDVLLWNERGEITETCIGNIVVELNGELLTPSVKCGLLAGTFRADLLEKGKIREEIIAVEQLQYINRIYIINSVQKWREAVLISN, encoded by the coding sequence ATGAAAAATAAATTAGTAATTCATGATGCTAAATTCAAGCATTGGCTTTGTTTTCAAAATCCTGATGAAATTATCAAAGCTGATAGTATTGATCAAGTTGTTCCTAAATTGCAACTTGTAAATGATTTAATCGCCAAACATCAAATGTATGCAGCGGGTTTCATTAGTTATGAAGCTTCCACAGCTTTTGATTCCGTACTAGAAACCCATTCTTATAGTTCATTTCCCCTACTTTGGTTTGGATTATATAAAAAAACAGAAATTATTGAATTACCAAAACCAACCTTACCGACAGAATATCAACTCAATTGGAAACCTTCAGTTAGTGAAGCCGAATATCATCAAGCCATTAGTAAAATCAAAGAATATATTGCTTTGGGGGAAACATATCAAGTTAATTATACCTTACGACTAAATGCGCCCTTTAGTGGCGATACTTGGGAATTATTTATCAAATTAGTGCAAGCACAAAACGCCGACTATGGGGCTTATGTTGACATTGATAACTTTGCTATTTGTTCCGCTTCCCCCGAACTATTTTTTGATCTTGACGGTAATAATTTAACCTCTCGTCCTATGAAAGGAACAGCAGCTAGAGGTTTAACATTAGCAACCGATCATAATATTGCTAATCAACTACATTTTTCTGAAAAAAACCGCGCTGAAAATGTGATGATTGTGGATATGATTCGCAATGACATGGGAAGAATAGCTGATATTAATACTGTCAAAGTTCCCCATTTATTCAATGTTGAAAAATATCCCACAGTTTGGCAAATGACATCCACAGTCACAGCCAAAACTACAGCTTCCCTAAGTGAAATTATGAGGGCGTTGTTTCCCTGTGCGTCTATTACTGGCGCACCTAAAGCCCGGACTATGCAAATTATTCAGAAGTTGGAAAATACACCACGCCGCATTTATACTGGATGTATTGGATTTATTAGTCCCCACCGTCAAGCGCAATTTAATGTGGCTATTCGGACTGTATTAATTGATAAGGAAAATAGTCAAGCTGAGTATGGAGTCGGAGGAGGAATTGTTTGGGATTCTGTAAGTAGTGATGAATATCAAGAATGTCAAATTAAAGCCCAAGTTCTCACCTTAAATCAACCAGATTTTTCACTTTTAGAAACGATATTATGGCAACCTGATCATGGCTATTTTGTTTTAGATTATCATTTACAAAGGTTGCAGTCTTCAGCAATTTACTTTAATTTTAATGTTGATATCAATAGTTTGAAAAAACAACTTGATGAATTAACAAAAACATTTTTAAGTCAAGCTTATAAAGTGCGGTTGTTATTAGATTATTATGGTGACATTACATATCAAACTATACCTTTATCTCCTGTGAATAATCAGGAATTTGTTAAACTAAGTATGTGTTGCACAGCCATTGACTCTAATAATCCATTTTTGTATCATAAAACGACTAATCGCCAAGTTTATGAAACAGCGAAAGCTGCTTTTCCTGATTGTGATGATGTTTTATTATGGAATGAAAGAGGTGAAATCACAGAAACTTGTATTGGTAATATTGTGGTAGAGTTGAATGGAGAATTATTGACACCTTCGGTAAAATGCGGTTTGTTAGCAGGTACTTTTCGCGCTGATTTACTTGAAAAAGGAAAAATCAGAGAAGAAATTATTGCAGTTGAACAGTTACAATATATCAATCGCATTTATATAATTAACTCAGTGCAAAAATGGCGAGAAGCGGTTTTAATTTCTAACTAA
- a CDS encoding GldG family protein, protein MNKNKLWQLVFWLGPFFLTSGLTIGLISEKWGIIPLLLTILGLIICSLWIIIQSQQSKWWQKRSTQSGTNALVATLSVLVILGLINFLGIRYHLRLDLTDSQLFTLSPQSRELVSNLPETIKVWLFSKDQNLQDRELLDNYHRQSNKFKFEYIDPQLKPGIAEKFGVKDYGEVYLEFQNKRQLVQIINENERLSEIKLTNRLQQITSSTTAKVYFLQGHGEHPLTASKGAISQAIKALTDKNFTTSALNLAEQPQVPDDATVIVVAGPKKELLIGEVTALQNYLNRGGNLLLMIDPNTDPKIDTILKDWGIRLDNRLAIDTSGENLQLGPAAILVTEYGQHPITKDFAKNISVYPLTRSLEIDPVSGIESMALLKTKPYPNSWAESDQKSEKLEFNEGQDLKGPLTLGVALTRKLSNAIPTTLPTPIPTTSPTPIPTTSPIPIPTTSPIPIPTTSPIPIPTTSPIPIPTTSPIPIPTTSPIPIPTTSPIPIPTTSPIPIPTTSPIPIPTTSPTPIPTTSPTPIPTTSPIPTSINSQPTAKESRLVIFGNSNFAVDGLFEQQLNGDVFLNSVSWLSQQDQQLLSIRPKEPKNRRIVISTLQANWLTIIAVFVLPLIGLTTGFIIWWKRR, encoded by the coding sequence ATGAATAAAAATAAACTTTGGCAACTTGTATTTTGGCTAGGACCATTCTTTTTAACTTCCGGCTTAACCATTGGTTTAATATCAGAAAAATGGGGAATAATCCCTTTATTATTAACAATACTAGGTTTAATAATTTGTAGCCTCTGGATAATAATCCAAAGCCAACAAAGTAAATGGTGGCAAAAACGTTCCACCCAATCGGGTACTAACGCTCTTGTCGCCACCTTATCAGTATTAGTTATCTTAGGATTAATTAACTTTTTAGGTATTCGCTATCACCTGCGCCTAGATTTAACAGATAGTCAATTATTTACCCTATCCCCTCAATCAAGAGAATTAGTCAGTAACTTACCCGAAACCATAAAAGTTTGGTTATTTAGTAAAGACCAAAATCTCCAAGATAGAGAATTATTAGATAACTATCATCGTCAAAGTAATAAATTTAAATTTGAGTATATTGACCCTCAATTAAAGCCAGGAATAGCCGAAAAATTTGGTGTCAAAGATTATGGCGAAGTTTATCTAGAATTTCAAAACAAACGGCAATTAGTCCAGATAATTAATGAAAATGAACGTTTATCAGAAATAAAATTAACTAATAGGTTACAACAAATTACCAGTTCCACAACTGCTAAAGTTTACTTTCTTCAAGGTCATGGTGAACATCCACTTACAGCTAGTAAAGGGGCAATTTCCCAAGCAATTAAAGCATTAACCGATAAAAACTTTACCACATCAGCTTTGAATTTAGCAGAACAGCCGCAAGTTCCTGATGATGCTACTGTTATAGTTGTCGCTGGACCTAAAAAAGAATTATTGATAGGGGAAGTTACAGCTTTACAAAATTATCTCAATCGTGGTGGTAACTTATTATTGATGATTGATCCCAATACTGACCCGAAAATAGACACTATTTTAAAAGATTGGGGTATACGCTTAGATAATCGTTTGGCTATTGATACTTCTGGCGAAAATTTACAACTAGGACCCGCTGCTATTCTGGTGACAGAATATGGACAACATCCTATTACTAAAGATTTTGCTAAAAATATTTCTGTATATCCCTTAACTCGTTCTTTGGAAATTGATCCTGTTTCTGGTATCGAGTCTATGGCTTTATTAAAAACTAAACCCTATCCCAACAGTTGGGCAGAAAGTGATCAAAAAAGTGAAAAATTAGAGTTTAATGAAGGTCAAGATTTAAAAGGACCTTTAACTTTAGGAGTAGCATTAACTAGAAAGTTATCAAATGCAATTCCCACAACTTTACCAACACCAATTCCCACAACTTCACCAACACCAATTCCCACAACTTCACCAATTCCAATTCCCACAACTTCACCAATTCCAATTCCCACAACTTCACCAATTCCAATTCCCACAACTTCACCAATTCCAATTCCCACAACTTCACCAATTCCAATTCCCACAACTTCACCAATTCCAATTCCCACAACTTCACCAATTCCAATTCCCACAACTTCACCAATTCCAATTCCCACAACTTCACCAATTCCAATTCCCACAACTTCACCAACACCAATTCCCACAACTTCACCAACACCAATTCCCACAACTTCACCAATTCCAACTTCCATAAATTCTCAACCTACTGCTAAAGAATCCAGATTAGTAATATTTGGAAACTCAAATTTTGCTGTTGATGGTTTATTTGAACAACAATTAAATGGAGATGTATTTTTAAACTCAGTTAGTTGGCTAAGTCAACAAGATCAACAACTTCTCTCAATTCGTCCTAAAGAACCGAAAAATCGCCGCATTGTTATATCAACTCTTCAAGCTAACTGGTTAACAATAATTGCTGTGTTTGTATTACCTTTAATTGGATTAACCACAGGATTTATTATTTGGTGGAAACGCCGATGA
- a CDS encoding ABC transporter permease yields the protein MGIVIANIIAIYRRELQSYFVSPLAYGVASAFWFLAGLFFVMILLGPEGILVTVSSYDLQGQQMGVSAPTIDVPYEFVRAFLDRMGWLMLFVLPILSMGLYAEERKRGTLELLATSPITNWAVAVGKLLGVLTFFLTMILPLMGLEAIALSNSNPPISPIIPILGHLGLLLLAAAILSLGMFISSLTDSTILSAVLTFALVILLLFIDLIAKAIPGQMGEAVSHLSLLKHYNTLIQGIFDTSSLILFASYIVLGIFLTAQSIDALRFQRQ from the coding sequence ATGGGTATAGTTATCGCCAACATTATTGCCATTTATCGTCGAGAACTACAGAGTTATTTTGTTTCGCCATTAGCCTATGGAGTAGCTAGTGCATTTTGGTTTTTAGCCGGGTTATTTTTCGTGATGATTTTGTTAGGACCAGAGGGAATTTTAGTCACAGTTTCTAGCTATGATTTACAAGGGCAACAAATGGGAGTTTCCGCCCCAACAATAGATGTTCCCTACGAATTTGTGCGGGCATTTTTAGATAGAATGGGGTGGTTAATGTTATTTGTATTACCGATTCTCTCAATGGGACTCTATGCCGAAGAACGCAAACGGGGAACTTTAGAACTACTAGCCACATCGCCGATTACCAACTGGGCTGTAGCTGTGGGTAAATTATTAGGGGTATTGACATTTTTCTTAACCATGATTTTACCATTAATGGGATTGGAGGCGATCGCATTATCCAATTCTAATCCTCCCATATCCCCCATAATTCCTATACTTGGTCATTTAGGATTACTCCTCCTAGCAGCAGCAATTTTATCTTTAGGAATGTTTATTTCCTCATTAACAGACAGCACAATCTTATCGGCTGTCCTCACCTTTGCCCTCGTCATTTTGCTATTATTTATTGATTTAATTGCCAAAGCCATTCCCGGACAAATGGGTGAAGCAGTGAGTCATTTATCCCTTCTCAAACATTATAACACCCTGATTCAAGGCATTTTTGATACTAGCAGCTTGATTTTATTTGCCAGTTACATTGTCTTAGGTATTTTTCTCACCGCCCAATCAATTGATGCACTCCGGTTTCAACGTCAGTAA
- a CDS encoding ABC transporter ATP-binding protein: MIEVEHLSKIYGSTTAITDVTFSVEPGEILGFLGPNGAGKTTTMRILAGYLPATSGTAKIAGYDVHDHSLLVRQRIGYLPETPPLYPEMTVEGFLHFVARIKGVSSGDRPTKVTAAINRCNLEDKRKVIIRKLSKGYRQRVGIAQAIVHDPPAIILDEPTIGLDPRQIIEVRNLIKSLAGTHTIILSTHILPEVSMTCSRVAIINRGQIVATNTPENLMTQLTGGAGYELEIGGDAALARQMLQNIADVSSVELMPNHQQSSDNHTCLRVILQPGTEPGKEITAALIRAGFDLYEMRRINATLEDVFLELTTAEKNLPMEITPEIEEGEAA; this comes from the coding sequence ATGATCGAAGTTGAGCATCTGAGTAAAATTTATGGTTCGACAACAGCAATTACTGATGTTACCTTTAGTGTTGAACCTGGGGAAATTTTAGGTTTTTTGGGACCGAATGGGGCTGGTAAAACCACAACTATGCGAATTTTAGCTGGTTATTTACCGGCTACAAGTGGGACAGCCAAGATTGCGGGTTATGATGTTCATGATCATTCTCTATTGGTGCGACAGCGAATTGGTTACCTACCAGAAACGCCGCCATTATATCCAGAGATGACTGTGGAGGGTTTTTTACACTTTGTCGCTCGGATTAAGGGAGTTTCTTCAGGCGATCGCCCGACAAAGGTAACAGCAGCTATTAACCGTTGTAACTTAGAAGATAAGCGCAAAGTTATTATTCGTAAACTTTCTAAAGGTTATCGGCAAAGAGTGGGAATTGCCCAGGCGATCGTTCATGATCCACCAGCTATTATTCTTGATGAACCTACCATTGGTCTTGACCCTCGGCAAATCATCGAAGTGCGAAACTTAATTAAAAGTTTAGCAGGAACACACACCATTATTTTGTCTACCCATATTCTCCCAGAAGTGAGCATGACCTGTAGCCGAGTTGCCATTATTAACAGGGGGCAAATAGTCGCAACTAATACCCCAGAAAATTTGATGACACAGTTAACAGGTGGGGCGGGATATGAGTTAGAAATCGGTGGAGATGCAGCTTTAGCTAGACAAATGCTGCAAAATATAGCCGATGTAAGTTCAGTAGAATTAATGCCTAACCATCAGCAATCGTCAGACAATCATACTTGCCTCCGGGTAATATTGCAGCCAGGAACAGAACCAGGAAAAGAAATTACTGCTGCTTTAATTCGGGCTGGGTTTGATTTATATGAAATGCGACGAATCAATGCCACACTAGAAGATGTTTTCTTAGAATTAACTACAGCAGAAAAGAATTTACCAATGGAAATAACCCCAGAAATTGAAGAAGGAGAGGCTGCGTAA
- a CDS encoding FG-GAP repeat domain-containing protein: protein MPDQLSLDTRNYGLQAQNKIEQASPLEDLNPSSFSGRSSSGSANADPLVPTNPLAQIPIGGSANPNPNPYLTSAAIVPDFNGDGKTDKLWVNAQTGEILVRLMNGTQVLEQASLGSYDLNTWEYKTADFNSDNKTDFLLRNKSTGDNVIVLMDGAKVSSYLTLDRVDPGWSVNIGDFNGDRKTDIFWNNATTGENAIWQMDGTKVANATVLETTAPGLTATIVDFDGNGKSDIFWRNSSTGANTAWFMDGSQATKYDLQSQDASWTSTLGDFNGDFKTDVLWRNTSTGENKIWTMNGVFVTEGVVSTLGTDWSARIGDFNGDGKTDIFWHNATSGANTAWLMDGTAVSSEAFLPSNTPGLTASLGDFNGDGKTDIYWRDQQTSADKIWTMDGTLATETPVADTEKLTPEWYTG, encoded by the coding sequence ATGCCTGATCAATTATCTTTAGATACAAGAAATTACGGTTTACAAGCTCAAAATAAAATCGAGCAAGCATCACCTCTTGAAGATTTAAATCCTTCATCTTTTAGCGGTAGAAGTTCTTCTGGATCTGCGAATGCAGATCCATTAGTTCCAACAAATCCATTAGCTCAAATCCCCATTGGCGGCAGTGCTAACCCTAATCCTAATCCTTATTTAACCAGTGCAGCCATTGTTCCTGATTTTAATGGTGATGGGAAAACTGATAAACTTTGGGTGAATGCTCAAACTGGTGAAATTTTAGTTCGCTTGATGAATGGAACTCAAGTTTTAGAACAGGCTTCTTTGGGTAGCTATGACTTAAATACCTGGGAATACAAAACTGCTGATTTTAATAGCGATAATAAGACTGATTTCTTATTACGGAATAAATCAACTGGTGATAATGTGATTGTGCTAATGGATGGCGCAAAAGTTTCCAGTTACTTGACTTTAGATCGAGTTGATCCAGGTTGGAGTGTGAATATTGGCGATTTTAATGGCGATCGCAAAACTGATATTTTCTGGAATAATGCCACTACTGGTGAAAATGCTATTTGGCAAATGGATGGCACAAAAGTAGCTAATGCGACTGTTTTAGAAACTACAGCACCAGGATTGACTGCTACCATTGTTGATTTTGATGGTAATGGTAAGAGTGACATCTTCTGGCGCAATTCCAGCACAGGTGCAAATACCGCTTGGTTTATGGATGGTAGCCAAGCCACTAAGTATGATCTCCAATCTCAAGATGCTTCTTGGACTTCTACTCTTGGTGATTTTAACGGCGACTTCAAGACTGACGTTCTGTGGCGCAATACCTCTACAGGCGAGAATAAGATTTGGACAATGAATGGCGTTTTTGTGACTGAAGGTGTTGTTAGCACATTGGGTACAGATTGGAGTGCGAGAATTGGCGATTTCAATGGCGATGGTAAAACTGACATCTTCTGGCACAATGCGACTAGTGGGGCAAATACTGCTTGGTTAATGGATGGTACAGCGGTAAGTTCTGAAGCTTTCCTACCTAGCAATACTCCTGGTTTGACAGCATCTTTAGGTGATTTCAATGGTGATGGTAAGACTGATATCTACTGGCGTGATCAACAAACGTCCGCAGATAAAATCTGGACTATGGATGGAACTCTAGCGACTGAAACTCCTGTTGCTGATACAGAGAAGCTGACTCCAGAATGGTATACAGGTTGA
- a CDS encoding aminopeptidase P N-terminal domain-containing protein: protein MQTEYRQRREQLMAKIGSGTAIFRSAPTAVMHNDVEYIYRQDSDFFYLTGFNEAQAVAVLAPHHPEHRFILFVQPKDREKEVWSGYRCGIDAAKEFYGADAAYPIAELDEKLPQYLEKANCIYYHLGRDRNFNDKILKHYQSLLRTYPKRGTGPTSITDPGTVINTMRLYKSKTELDLMRQAVEIAVEAHNHALKTTAPGRYEYEIQAEIEHIFRLRGGMGPAYPSIVASGKNACVLHYIENNCQMQANDLLLIDAGCAYGYYNSDITRTFPVSGKFTPEQKALYEIVLAAQKQAIAEVKPGNSFHAPHNAAVRILTEGLVELGLLKGEIDKLIAEEKYKPFYMHRTSHWLGLDVHDVGVYQHGENPQTLQPGQVLTIEPGLYIVPDTKPAEDQPEIDPRWVGIGIRIEDDVLVTADGNEVLTAGVPKEIKDLA, encoded by the coding sequence ATGCAAACAGAATATCGGCAACGTCGTGAGCAGTTAATGGCGAAAATAGGCAGTGGTACAGCGATTTTTAGAAGTGCGCCAACAGCAGTAATGCACAACGATGTCGAGTATATTTATCGTCAAGATAGTGATTTCTTTTACTTAACTGGCTTTAATGAAGCCCAAGCAGTCGCAGTATTAGCACCACATCATCCAGAACATCGGTTTATCTTATTTGTCCAACCCAAAGACCGAGAAAAGGAAGTTTGGAGTGGTTATCGTTGTGGAATAGATGCAGCGAAGGAGTTTTATGGTGCAGACGCAGCTTACCCCATTGCGGAGTTAGATGAGAAGTTACCCCAATATTTAGAAAAAGCCAATTGTATTTATTATCATTTAGGACGCGATCGCAATTTCAACGACAAAATTCTCAAACATTATCAAAGTTTACTCCGAACCTATCCTAAACGCGGTACAGGACCCACATCCATTACTGATCCTGGTACTGTCATTAATACCATGCGGTTATATAAAAGCAAAACAGAATTAGACCTAATGCGTCAAGCCGTAGAAATTGCCGTAGAAGCTCACAATCATGCTTTAAAAACCACCGCACCGGGACGTTATGAATATGAAATCCAAGCCGAAATAGAACATATTTTCCGTTTACGGGGTGGCATGGGTCCAGCTTATCCTTCCATAGTCGCATCAGGTAAGAATGCTTGCGTACTGCATTACATAGAAAACAACTGTCAAATGCAAGCCAATGATTTACTCTTGATTGATGCTGGTTGCGCTTATGGTTATTACAATTCTGATATTACCCGCACGTTTCCCGTCAGCGGTAAATTCACACCAGAACAAAAAGCATTATATGAAATAGTATTAGCAGCACAAAAACAGGCAATAGCAGAAGTAAAACCGGGTAATTCCTTCCATGCACCTCATAATGCAGCCGTGCGGATATTGACAGAAGGATTAGTTGAACTGGGTTTACTCAAAGGAGAAATTGACAAATTAATCGCAGAGGAAAAATATAAACCCTTTTATATGCACCGCACCAGTCATTGGTTAGGCTTAGATGTTCATGATGTAGGAGTTTATCAACATGGCGAAAATCCCCAAACCTTACAACCTGGCCAAGTGCTAACCATAGAACCAGGACTTTATATAGTCCCGGACACCAAACCGGCAGAAGACCAACCGGAAATTGACCCCCGTTGGGTAGGGATTGGGATTCGCATTGAAGATGATGTATTAGTTACCGCAGATGGAAATGAGGTTTTAACAGCGGGAGTTCCCAAGGAAATAAAGGATTTAGCTTAA
- a CDS encoding RNA-guided endonuclease InsQ/TnpB family protein has product MLKVVKIRLYPDAQQQQSLAQAFGSCRWLWNYFLNLMNETYKETGKGLSGYEVKKIIPQLKKEHEKNLKIKQQQLSRKQKGSNNRNKTRKKVARVHRKITNCREDFLHKLSRRIVNENQVIVVENLHVKGMMQNHCLAKSIQQVGWGMFCTMLKYKAENEGKIYQEVDRFFPSSKTCHVCLNQVGSLPLDIRFWTCEKCQTRHDRDINAAINLRDEGLRILTSGTGDKAMKCGLGGFPHEQLHQEACRPEISRSNRGRKKSTTVLSVGQEADTVPSGQCG; this is encoded by the coding sequence ATGTTAAAAGTTGTCAAAATCAGATTATATCCAGATGCCCAGCAGCAGCAGTCATTAGCACAAGCTTTTGGCAGTTGTCGTTGGTTATGGAACTATTTTTTGAATTTGATGAATGAAACATATAAAGAAACGGGTAAAGGACTGTCTGGATACGAAGTCAAAAAGATAATTCCTCAGCTAAAGAAAGAACATGAGAAGAACTTAAAAATAAAACAACAGCAATTATCCAGAAAACAAAAAGGCTCTAATAACCGCAATAAAACTAGAAAGAAAGTTGCTAGAGTCCATAGAAAGATAACTAATTGTAGAGAAGATTTTCTCCATAAACTATCTCGTAGGATAGTTAACGAAAACCAAGTTATTGTGGTGGAAAATCTTCATGTTAAAGGCATGATGCAAAATCACTGCCTAGCCAAATCTATTCAACAAGTTGGCTGGGGGATGTTTTGCACCATGCTTAAATACAAAGCAGAAAACGAAGGGAAGATTTATCAAGAAGTTGATAGATTCTTTCCTTCGTCGAAAACTTGTCATGTATGCCTTAATCAAGTGGGTAGTTTGCCACTTGATATAAGATTCTGGACTTGTGAAAAGTGCCAGACTAGACATGATAGAGATATTAATGCAGCAATAAACCTCAGAGATGAGGGACTACGAATTTTGACCTCTGGAACGGGGGATAAAGCGATGAAGTGTGGTCTTGGGGGTTTCCCCCATGAACAACTTCATCAAGAAGCCTGTCGCCCAGAAATAAGTCGCAGTAATAGAGGACGCAAGAAGTCTACTACTGTGCTTTCTGTTGGACAGGAAGCCGACACTGTACCGTCAGGTCAGTGTGGGTAG
- the rpsB gene encoding 30S ribosomal protein S2 — translation MPVVSLAQMMESGVHFGHQTRRWNPKMAPYIYTSRNGVHIIDLVQTAQLMDNAYNYMRTQSEQGKKFLFVGTKRQAAGIIAQEALRCGSHYINQRWLGGMLTNWATIKTRAERLKDLERREESGALDLLPKKEASMLRREMTKLQKYLGGIKNMRKVPDIVVIVDQKREYNAVQECEKLGIPIVSMLDTNCDPDVVDIPIPANDDAIRSIKLIIGKLADAIYEGRHGQLEAEEDYDDYADEDYEYDESDSTESEDEA, via the coding sequence ATGCCAGTAGTTTCCTTGGCTCAAATGATGGAGTCAGGCGTTCACTTTGGTCATCAGACCAGACGTTGGAACCCCAAAATGGCTCCTTATATCTACACCTCTCGAAATGGTGTACATATCATTGACTTGGTACAAACAGCCCAGTTGATGGATAACGCGTATAACTATATGCGAACCCAGTCAGAGCAAGGTAAAAAATTCCTGTTTGTTGGCACTAAGCGCCAAGCAGCCGGAATTATTGCCCAAGAAGCACTCCGTTGCGGTTCTCACTACATTAACCAACGTTGGTTGGGTGGAATGCTCACCAACTGGGCAACCATTAAAACCAGAGCCGAGCGTCTCAAAGATTTAGAACGGAGAGAAGAAAGCGGCGCACTGGATTTATTACCCAAAAAAGAAGCCTCCATGCTGCGTCGGGAAATGACGAAGCTACAAAAATATTTGGGCGGCATTAAAAATATGCGGAAAGTTCCCGATATCGTGGTTATTGTTGACCAGAAGCGGGAATATAACGCAGTTCAAGAATGCGAAAAATTGGGGATTCCGATTGTGTCCATGTTGGATACCAACTGTGACCCAGACGTTGTAGATATTCCGATCCCAGCCAACGATGACGCAATTAGATCCATTAAACTAATTATCGGTAAATTAGCAGATGCTATCTATGAAGGTCGTCATGGTCAGCTAGAAGCGGAAGAAGACTACGATGATTACGCTGACGAAGACTACGAATATGATGAAAGTGATAGCACTGAGTCAGAAGACGAAGCATAA